TAAAAAAAAATTGGTTCGTGTAGTTTATTATAGAGGAAAATCATATTACCGTGATCGTTTGTGGGAGGTAAATTGAATTcattttatatatattcttaggTTCTGATTTTGCAAATGTAGCCTTATGCCACCGTGTAATTCAGGCATTATTATTTAAAACCTGGCAAGCCAGCCGGCGGTTTTAGCAGCTATTTCAGCTGTTGCTGATCTGTATTACTGAGACTGAACTACCTTGGATGGCTGAAAGCTGCTCCTGCAACGAGCAACCGAACAGACCCGAGTGGCGCGGCAGGAAGTAAAGACATCGGTATAGAACATTTGTTCATGAATACTCCTTGTTCCATTGAGTAGAACAACAAACAACATTAGACTGATTCATTGACCTGTCGTTTCAAAATAAAATCATGATCTGCAAAACAACTAGCAGAACATATAATAAACGACATTGGATCCATATAGCATTGTTATATATGGGTCTCGATCATTTTATTATGAATCTGTCTATGCCTCACTCGAGTGTTCTAAGCCGCCCGAATACTATTTCATTCACATCTTTTTCCTCCTCCTGACATGGCGTTGCCACCCACTGCTCACCACTCTGCCGCGCGCGGTAGGGTATCATCGAAGCTCTGCCGCCGTGACCGCGGCCATGTGGAGCTTTGGTGAGACCCTACCGCACCAGCGGCAACCTCCTTCTTTCCCACCGCCGCCTCCTACGTCACCGGAACCCTAATCATTGTCCCTCACCGCCCATAAAATTTCTTCTAAGACCGTTAgatttgaagaagaagaagaagaagggaagaGAAAAAGAAGAGATCGAATCAGAGTGTTGATTGCTCCAAAACACTAGAGTGCATGCGTATAGAATTTCTGCTTATTATTAGTAGTACATACGTACATACGCATACTGATTAATAGCTGTAAACCAACAAGCTAAGTAACGTCACGCCCAGCCCTTGACGACGCCGCTGTAGCCGGTCTTCTTGTCCTCGTACCTGTCCCAGACCATGACGCCGCCATAGTTGCGCGCCTTCTGCACCTCGGGCAGCAGGAGGTAGTAGAGATACTTGAGGTAGACCGCGATAGTGCCCTGCGCCCCATCCGGCACGCCGCTCTCTGCCGCGGCGAGGCCGAGGTACACCTCCGTCTTGGGGTACCTCGCCGTCCACTTGTTCCACTCCTCCACGACGCCCCAGGTGCTGCCGTTCTTGAAGGAGCACTTGTCGTCGCCGTAGAACCTGACGTGGATGCGCTCGAACAGCCCCGTCTGCAGCGCCCGGTCGACGCGCCGGTCGGGGCACCCGCACCGCGGCGACGCCGTGAGCCGCACCCCCTTCCGGGCAAGGCGGCGCGCCAGCTCGTCGTAGTGGTCGGCGGCCTCGCCGTTGTCGATGTAGAAGTCGATGCCGCTCACGGCGGCGTCGCCGAACGGGCGGTACACGCCGCGGCGCCGCCCGCCGAGGTGCGCGTTCCACAGGTTGTCGGCGACGTCCGCCGCGGACTGGGAGGACGGGAGCGAGTagtcgtggccgccgccgccgatggagAGGAGCACGAGGATGCCTCTGGACTGGCAGTGCTTGATGTCGGCGCCGACGCCGCTCAGCTGGTGGCCCGACAGGTCGCCCCGCCAGTAGCGCCCGTGGCCGAACACGCTGTAGAAGGAGATGATGACGGTGGTGTAGAGCCCCGTGTCGCAGGCCTCGCGCAGGGACCCCTCGTCCTTGTTCCGGCCCCAGAAGACGGTCACCTGGTTCGTCTGCTTCGCCGTGGCTGGGCCCGCGGCGAGGCCAGAGATGAGCACGAATGCGACCGCGAGGAGCGCCACATCCACTTGGCGTGGACACCTTCGGGACGCCATGGCGCCTAGTCGCTTCTTTACCAACGTACTACTCGATGTGACATGTGTGAAAGGTGTGATGGATCGGAGCTTGCTGTGATGTCTATATATTGCACTTGGTACTTTGGTAGAGAGCTTTACAACTGCAGCAGGTAGTCGTTTCTCTTGTTCTTGTGTGCCTGCCGTGGCCGGAAAGCATGCATGGAAAACAGGGTGTAACGCGCGGTACACGGGGGCTTGACTTTTCAGTTTTCATTCAAGCACGGGAAAGAGGGGAACTTTATAACGTACGGTATTTACGGATGCATGGTACTCGTTTCCCGTTCCGTCCAGGAAAAAGTAGTTCTACATTTAGGACAAATCAATTTTTTTCTTAAATTTGATCAATTTTATTTATctacatttatatctccaataAATTTACTATAGATATATATACACcctatataattaatctaagtATACTTATTCTACATCGTAGATGTTATTTTAATTAATTTGGTCAAATTGTGCACTCCGTGGAAAGCGAGAATGGCATTAATTTTTGAGATAGAAGGAGTATATATATTGTTAGAGATGATTAGAGGTGGTAATGGATTAGAATCCAAATCCAAATGGAGAAGTCCAATTAAAATCTAAGGAAAAAACATAAATCCAATCCCAAATGACTAATGAATCTAATCCAACTTTAAAATCCAAATCCATCCACGACGATCCAACAATAGCGAAAGTAATATGTCTACGTTTTGACTCCATGTTTAAAGCTAGATCTCAAAATGAAAATCTTTTGCGTTCACACTTTAAATTCTTAACGAAATTAATTAAATTTTGTTGGAGAcgatgattttatatatatgacaACATGCTAATATATGTATATTGGTTTGGCTATATATAATAGCGAACTCCATGTCAAAAGCCGAACCCTAGGAATAAAAATATTGCATTGACATctaaatttttttaataaaactgATCGAAAGTTGTTTGAAAGGACTAACTATAACAACCGTCTACTATGTGTATATTAGTGCGGCAAAATCAACATATCAGTTTCACTTTGAAAACCTAAGCTAGACATTAGACTGCAGATGAATTTTAATTTGAACATCATCGGATCCCATGGGGATAGATATAGATATTCAAATCTAAATAGATCTTATATAAGTATATTCAAAACAACAAATATCCAATTGAATTGTGGATGATCCAAATTCAGTACCAGCTCTGTCTATACATGCTGGTATGTAAGTTGCTGTCCATCCTTATCATCCATGCGCAGAGcttgtcatcgtcatcgtcatcgtcatccgaCGACCCATTTCCCATTGACGACCGCATAAGGGTTGACTTTATTTGAAGACGCATGACAGAACCTGAAGAAACCCACGCCAGCTAATTGGTGTTCTTTCTATTTCTAGTATCTTATTTTTGATATTTTCACTAGTGTGTTTTAAACCTGCACGTCACCTGACCTCTATACCGCTGCAGGATTGAGATCGAACAGTTGGGACGCTTTTATTTCTTCTACCTCACGCTTGTCGCCAGCTTCATGATCGTAGATGCCATGATGCTGCCTCCCACGCGGCATCGTCGGTCCTCTCGGTCGGactctctgccgcgccgccgccggctgtTGCTTATTCGTTTTTAGCAACACGTGTACCAAAGTACCGTGGGCGATGCTTTTTCATATATAGCTCGTTGGATCATTTTCTCATCATGTAATAAGCTTGGACCACTCTACATTGGTAAAATTAGTAGAATTAATTGTCTTAGAGCAGCATCTTCGTTAGATCTTTCATATTGCATCTCCTATAAGTTGCTTTAAGAGAGTATCCTAAAATTAATTTAGGATACATGAGAGTACTGCTGCAACAGATTAGCTAAAAACTTATCTCCATTATTTTTTTAGGAAGAGAGGAAAGGGGGTTGTCTCCTTTATTTAGGAAGAGATGGTGCTTCTTTTAGAAGATCTTTATAAATTAGTGTTTTAGAAATCGCTAGTGGTATGCAAGTACAATTTTTTGTTACAAAAGTTTTTTTTAAACATAGGCTAGCGCATCATACTTTTATCTAACTATTTCGACGCTATTGCAGAGAAAATAATTGTAGCTAAATTGAAAATAATTAACTGCTGATGTTAAAATGCCACCTATCTATGACGGGAAAATGTAATTTGGTTTAAGGAAAGGAAATGCTAGACATGGTTAAGGGCTAGGGCGCAACTAGTTGTACACCATACCACATACTGTCCACCCGGTGCCCTGTGGGCCACTGGGCCGTCGGGCTGCACGTACACCGGTGACGTGCATGATTGTGCCGGCCCATTGCATTATATATAAGTATATAATTATAATATAGACAAAGTGATCAATGCAGAGTATTTGGCCAATCAATCAGAAcctgttaggaatttaggcaatttcattatcagtttaatctagaaaaataacATCAGAAGGTTTGTGacaatatatatgtgcatgtgtatatttcttatgaacactacagcatgcGGAGATGACATACTGGTGAATACAGTAAAACCACAAAGTACAGAAATCACAAAGATTAGATTGTACCCAGCAGAGGGTCCCATGttgagggcatcggaggctccattcgcactagtcgacatagtgcgttgctcgaagtcgtggaccacagtcgatgcaggaagatgttcgcagtgcagtcccacgaacggatcacccgGAAGAAGACGGAAGAAGACACCTTGATGTTCCGCAGgcaatcaccaggaagaagatgtacgtggacgagcagtcgtggatcgcttcccaaaaacctaatcgccgctcaccccgtgcagggttctcaggcggacgagggttccgaaggcacctgctctcccgctattccgtgcgcgcagagttacAGGACGGGGAAGCCAGGAAACTGCTAATCTGTGGTTCTCTCGAGAGTGGTTGCCGGAAGAACTTGATCTCCGCTGACGGAGGACTCGGATATATGGGTGCGACGGGAAGGagagaggcagcggagaatcccaggagacggagatGGAGAGACGGAAGCGGAAAGGACGGTAACTGCCGccatcagttcgcctccaccatcaaggggagTCGCCCACGCCCGCGGCCATGGCCTggcctggccggcggcggcggcggcgcgcgcgctcgtgtggcacgcctttatccttttctcagcttctcaatttagatgaataatttccaaccatataagctgagtcagcgttcgGTCAAAATCCTGTATGGTATTaagccatacaacacttaatgttacgtaccatagagttttatttgatttattaaatattatatgggccaagcccaaattatatccaacaatccccaccaaactctagggtttgtaacaaagtagtctcagaaccatatttcttttatataccagtgtttcgatggagactgttaagttgaacatccatctagaacaatagtttcactcagtcacaactgaacaatggactaagccttaaattgatagttttgtgtgaggtgaatgtcactaaagtccttagctgatactgggcagcaaaaggcatcacctctatttgaagcatataagtcatacttcagtgcctttcatgagtatttagagatcacccaaatctcatagactgtgactagcagtctgactcatataggtgtgttcctcaaaagatattctgtaggacaacatctttgctttgacaagccacttggaacgcattaaggcaaaagccagtctaccttacagaaaggaaagatatgcatcagaaatgagtcttactaaggatctttccttataatttactactagcttgtttcactgtcctacttcatgggatctccgatcacatagtaaatttcaagtgggtctcaaacccatctctctcgatgcactttctatcacattgcgtgatagacccttagtgCACCGATCTGTTAGATTGTTAGACATGTGActtagtccaacgctattactctagagtttctcaattttctgacatattttagtcatctcttaacatgccttgtgaaCTTTATGTTATCCTTGGATctgttaacctttgtaatcacagtctggttatcacagttcatagaaatagccagtATGAGTTtctcaacaaccggtaaatccataaggagatcatgaAGCCACTCAACCTCAGATCCAgtagtgtctaatgctgtgagttctgcttccattacagacttcgttaagatagtctgcttgcaagacttccaggaaacagcaccacctccaagcgaaaacacatatccacttgtggcataaagctcatcagcatcagaaatccagttggcatcataatagccttccagcactttcgaatgtccggtataacaaataccatagctcatggtcccttttaggtagcacatcactctctcaagagctcgccagtgatcatctcctgggtttgacacaaactggctcagcttgcacacaacaaatgagatgtcaggccttgttgcactagcaagatacatgagtgaaccaatgatctggaaatatctcaactgatcccttgctattctccgatttttcctcaatagcacgctaaggtcataaggtgtaggagcaggtgcacaatCACTGAACCtaaagcgactcagcaccttttccacatagtgggtttataacagagttaccccaccatcaccttctcttagaagcttgatattaagaataacatcagcctctcccaaatctttcatctcaaaatttttagatagaaattccttcacctcctcgatcactttgaggctggaaccaaggatcagtatgtcatcaacatataagcacaaaatgactccttcaccaccaccataccgatagtacacacatttgtcagcttcattcacaacaaagccagcagatgttaaagttctgtcgaacttctcgtgccattgcttaggagcttgttttaggccgtataatgactttaataatttacacaccttgccttcttgaccatttgctacaaacccatcaggctgatccatatagatctcctcctccaactctccatttaggaaagctgtcttaacgttcatttgatgaatgataagaccataagaggctgtcagggaaagcaaaactcgaattgtggtcaatcgggcaaccggtgaataagtatcaaagaaatcctcaccttccttttgagtataacccttggccataagccttgccttgtacctctcaatagtaccatcaggcctaagctttttcttgaacacccatttgcaacaTATAGGcatgcacccatagggacgatcaactatttcccaagttccattagacataacagcattagacataacagaatccatctcactccgtactgcttccttccataagtcagcatcaggacaggaatatgcctcttcaatagtcgttggtgtgtcatccacaacgtacacaatatagtcatcaccaaaagactttacagtcctctgtctcttgattttcctggtgactatagtgtcatcctcctcaggattttgcacatagggttcctcaatttgttctattggaataaaattttcatgctcatggggaattataaattcatgaccagttgtgctaggtgcatttttcatgggaaacttattctcaaaaaatgtagcatctctagattctatgattgtatcaacagccatctcaggaacactagagtttataattaaaaatctataacccacgctgtgaatagcataaccaagaaagacaccatcaacagtctttggtccaagctttcgctttttgtttattggcacattcacctttgccaaacaaccccaagttcgcaggtaagagagatttaatatcttcttctcccattcctcgaatggtgtgatttctttgttctttgtgggcactctattcagaaCATGACAcactgtcaatatagcctcaccccagcattccttagatagtcccacagtctccaacatggcattaaccaaatcagttagagtgcggttctttctctctacaatcCCATTAGactatggtgagtatggtggcatcctctcatgaataattccatgcaccgcgtaaaactcagaaaattcatttgagaaatattctcccccgcgatcagaccgcaaacgcttgattttcttctcaagttgattttctacctcagctttatagaccttaaaataatgcaacgctttatCTTTTGTTTTCAGCAAAtgcacgtagcaaaatctagtacaattgtctataaatgtcatgaagtatcgtctaccacCTTTAGTCAATttgccattcatttcgcataaatcagaatgaacgagttctaatggtgccaagttcctcgcctcagcagccttgtgaggcttgcgcggttgcttcgattgcacacacacctggcacttagaatctttgactaagttaaatttcaggattaaatttagatttgtaagccgcgtgagacagccaaaattaatgtgacaaagtcgtgaatgccatatattcgactcatccgaaacattaacattgttcaccactttattacacacatcatcaaacaaagataagcggaacaagcctccacaatcataaccttttccaataAATATTCCATGTCTcaacacaacacatttattggactcaagtacaattttaaagccatcacgACACATCTAAGAAGCGCTAACAAGGTTCtttttgatggaggggacatgctgcacgttctttaatagcattgtctttcccgaagtaaacttcagaacgaccgtaccagcaccaagaatatgcgcatgcgaaccgtttcccatcagcaaggctccactcctgccggcctgataggaaataaacaaagaaacatcagcacacacatgaatattagcaccgctgtccatccaccactcaggtgaaagacaaactgaaagaacaaagggtaaagaattaccatacccagatgttcctcctccagtctcgctaatgaccacgtttgctgatttcttttcttgcttatatttgtggtctgggcacgcacttacccaatgctcatcactcccgcaaacaaagcaatctccacctttcttgttgtttttcttcttaaactatgcagtttgcttaggctttgcattgttgttctcttgaaagttcttcttctttttattacgagatgcaaataagtttttcttctgcaccatattggcggcggaagactcaactccttttccacgattgtcttttgctctcgccctctcctcaacatcaagagatccaataagctcagccacgctaaactcttgtctcttgtgttttagagaagtagcaaaatccctccaagaagatggcagcttagcgattataccgccgacCACAAACTTATCGGGCAACAAATatggaaaatgttctagttcGTTTGCTAGCACctatatctcatgagcctgttcgaccacagaacggttttcaaccattttgtagtcatacagctgctccataaggtacaactcactaccagcatcagaaaccccaaactttgcctcaagagcatcccataactctttacctgatgtgcaagatatgtagtttttctcatacttgggatgaagtgcactaatcacggcacCTCGAAATAGGTTATCGGTAGCCAAGAACTTTTTCTCCTCATCgggagtaaactgttcaggcttcccctgtgcaGCGTGAaagcagttcatcgcagtcaaccacaataccatcttggcacgaaatatcatgaaattcttgccatcaaaattatttggcttcaaagcagcagcaaaaccactgacagaaaattgcctaacattaggtttttggattgttaggaatttaggcaatttcattatcagtttaatctagaaaaataacATAAGAAGGTTTgtgacaacatatatgtgcatgtgtatatttcttatgaacactacatcatgcagagatgacatactggtgaatacagtaaaaacacaaagtacagaaatcgcaaagattagactgtacctagcggagggtcccatgccgagggcatcggaggctccattcgcactagtcgacatagtgcgttgctcgaagtcatggaccacagtcgatgcaggaagatgttcgcagtgcagtcccacgaacagaTCACCCGGAAGAAGACGGAAGAAGATGCCTTGACGTTCCGCAGGCAATCATCGGAAAGAAGATGTACATGGACAAGCAGTCGTGGATcgttccccaaaaacctaatcgccgctcaccccgtgcaggGTTCTCAGGTGGACGAGGGttctggaggcacctgctctcccactATTCCATGCGCGTAGAGTTACGGGACGGGGAAGCCAGGAAACTGCTGATCTGTGGTTCTCTTGGGAGTGGTTGCCGGAAGGACTTGATCTCCGCTGATGGAGGACTCGGATATATGGGTGCGACGGGAACGAGAGAGGAGCGGAGAATCCCACGAGACATAGACGGAGAGACAGAAGTAGAAAGGATGGTAACTGCCGccatcagttcgcctccaccatcaaggggagtaactcccgttgttatgtggattaagtggtaaAAGACTAGCCACGCCCGCCCACTCGCTCGCcacccgcctgcctgcctgcctcgcctcggCCTTGGCCTGGCCCGCGCCCACACCCTGGCCCGACCGACAGCGGCAGCGGCGCGCGCGCTTGTGtcacgcctttatccttttctcagcttctcaatttagatgaatttccaaccatataagctgagtcagcgttcagtcaaaatcccgtatggtattaagccatacaacacttaatgttatgtaccatagagttttatttgatttattaaatattatatgggccaagcccatattatatccaaccgAACCTGCTCCAGGGATCTTAGTCCAAGCGAAGCGCTTTTCGTAAACTTCTTCATCCTCGTTTCATTGTATCAAGCCTTTTAAGCTTGTACCTCGTTCTTCTGACTCGTCTACGCATGAGATTGCTAAACTAGCTAAGGATTGAGATCCAGGGTCAAATGCAAAGTTGGATGATCGCCTTCCGAAAAAGCAGAGTACTCGtatgtttttttttaaagaatTACACGGTATAACGTAGATACCGACAACACGCACGCACCCTCatccctatgaacacacgtatgcaaaccctacccctatgaacaCCTTCGAAGGATTAAACCGGTAGATCTCGAGATTcatgaagtcaccacaggcgcctcgcTGTCAACGGGG
This sequence is a window from Miscanthus floridulus cultivar M001 chromosome 10, ASM1932011v1, whole genome shotgun sequence. Protein-coding genes within it:
- the LOC136484795 gene encoding xylanase inhibitor protein 1-like, encoding MASRRCPRQVDVALLAVAFVLISGLAAGPATAKQTNQVTVFWGRNKDEGSLREACDTGLYTTVIISFYSVFGHGRYWRGDLSGHQLSGVGADIKHCQSRGILVLLSIGGGGHDYSLPSSQSAADVADNLWNAHLGGRRRGVYRPFGDAAVSGIDFYIDNGEAADHYDELARRLARKGVRLTASPRCGCPDRRVDRALQTGLFERIHVRFYGDDKCSFKNGSTWGVVEEWNKWTARYPKTEVYLGLAAAESGVPDGAQGTIAVYLKYLYYLLLPEVQKARNYGGVMVWDRYEDKKTGYSGVVKGWA